A genomic window from Massilia sp. METH4 includes:
- the flgC gene encoding flagellar basal body rod protein FlgC — MSFKDISQIAGSAMAAQTVRLNTVASNLANADSVSGNENDTYRARKPVFAAVMNEGPNAEAAGRVQVLDVVESAEPLRKVFEPDNPLANADGMVFYPNVNQVAEMTDMMSASRAFETNVEVLGRIRGMQQSLLKLGEG; from the coding sequence ATGAGTTTCAAGGACATTTCCCAGATTGCAGGTTCCGCGATGGCCGCACAGACGGTGCGCCTGAATACGGTCGCATCGAACCTGGCCAACGCCGATTCCGTTTCCGGCAACGAAAACGATACCTACCGCGCGCGCAAACCCGTGTTTGCCGCCGTGATGAACGAAGGCCCGAACGCCGAAGCCGCCGGCCGCGTGCAAGTGCTCGACGTGGTCGAGAGCGCCGAACCGCTGCGCAAGGTGTTCGAGCCGGACAATCCCCTGGCCAATGCCGACGGCATGGTGTTCTACCCGAACGTCAACCAGGTGGCGGAGATGACGGACATGATGTCCGCCTCGCGCGCCTTTGAAACGAATGTCGAAGTGCTGGGCCGTATCCGCGGCATGCAGCAATCCCTGTTGAAACTGGGCGAAGGCTGA
- a CDS encoding rod-binding protein, with protein MDTRFTAPTTAGGALGLNETSSTLPQVVAPAATDPADAALKKKATEAAVKFESFFIGHMLKQMRSSTKELAGEDSIYKSSINSDMLDMADNMVADQMANQRAFGIADAILRQLLPAAPAPAAPVTPAQKISSKT; from the coding sequence ATGGATACCCGGTTCACCGCTCCCACCACCGCTGGTGGCGCCCTTGGCCTGAACGAAACCAGCTCCACGCTGCCGCAGGTGGTGGCGCCGGCCGCGACCGATCCGGCCGACGCCGCGCTGAAGAAGAAGGCCACCGAAGCGGCCGTGAAGTTCGAGAGCTTCTTCATCGGCCACATGCTCAAGCAGATGCGCAGCTCCACCAAGGAACTGGCAGGCGAGGACAGCATCTACAAGAGCTCGATCAACAGCGACATGCTGGACATGGCCGACAACATGGTGGCCGACCAGATGGCGAACCAGCGCGCCTTCGGCATCGCCGATGCAATCCTGCGCCAATTGCTGCCGGCCGCCCCGGCGCCCGCTGCGCCCGTCACCCCGGCACAAAAAATTTCCTCGAAGACTTAA
- the flgL gene encoding flagellar hook-associated protein FlgL produces the protein MRIASTQFHATLTRSLELNQTSVSRLTQQMASGDRVMLPSDDPIATVRMSRLMREESIIGQYRENIDAVKIRLSKNEGYLSGMIGDLTEVHDIMVWAADASNTPDDLKAMVDSLVALRDSIAYTANTRDQEGKYLFSGTLTNTAPITVTGTTYAYAGNAGEQKVVVGNGITQTVNVNVGGLEGLLNKMNQAIDALRTTTTTSSDPALRTLIGETMTMVSSTQDQLAGKVAKLGGAQNVLATLDDNHANVSLSNKTALTELGQLDYGVAATELSGYNMALQATYQSYSKISNLSLFNVL, from the coding sequence ATGCGTATCGCCAGCACCCAGTTCCACGCCACGCTGACCCGCTCGCTCGAGCTGAACCAGACGTCGGTATCCCGCCTGACCCAGCAGATGGCGTCCGGCGACCGTGTCATGCTGCCGTCCGACGATCCCATCGCCACGGTGCGCATGTCGCGCCTGATGCGCGAAGAGTCGATCATCGGGCAGTACCGCGAAAACATCGACGCGGTGAAGATCCGCCTGTCGAAGAACGAAGGCTACCTGTCCGGCATGATCGGCGACCTGACCGAAGTCCACGACATCATGGTGTGGGCGGCCGACGCCAGCAATACGCCGGACGACCTGAAGGCGATGGTCGACAGCCTGGTGGCGCTGCGCGACAGCATTGCCTACACGGCGAACACGCGCGACCAGGAAGGCAAATACCTGTTCTCCGGCACGCTGACCAATACGGCGCCGATCACGGTGACCGGCACCACGTACGCCTACGCCGGCAATGCTGGCGAGCAAAAGGTGGTGGTCGGCAATGGCATCACGCAAACGGTCAACGTCAATGTCGGCGGGCTGGAAGGGCTGCTGAACAAGATGAACCAGGCCATCGACGCGCTGCGCACCACGACCACCACGTCGTCCGACCCGGCACTGCGCACACTGATCGGCGAGACGATGACGATGGTCAGCAGCACGCAGGACCAGCTGGCCGGCAAGGTGGCCAAGCTGGGCGGCGCGCAGAACGTGCTCGCCACGCTCGACGATAACCATGCCAACGTGAGCCTGTCGAACAAGACGGCGCTGACCGAGCTGGGGCAGCTCGATTACGGTGTCGCAGCCACGGAACTATCCGGCTACAATATGGCCCTGCAGGCGACGTATCAGTCGTATTCCAAGATCAGCAATCTTTCTCTTTTCAACGTCCTGTAA
- the flgF gene encoding flagellar basal body rod protein FlgF, which yields MDALIYTAMSGAERALRGQQVHANNLANMDTTGFRANLELATAQAAPGYGYDDRHMATLQANAISGKQGTLRPTGRELDVAISGGGYFAVEGPTGEAYTRAGAITLDQDGTMTVNGMAILGEGGPITLPIHSKVEIGQDGTVSIQSPGGRGEMQVIDKLKLVRAEASELTKNEAGLIVSRDGQPLMTDNTVQVRPGHLEGSNVSAVEEMVATMSLTRTFEVQMKLFKAADDMTQAGNRLVGGA from the coding sequence ATGGATGCGCTGATCTATACCGCGATGAGCGGTGCCGAGCGGGCCCTGCGGGGCCAGCAGGTACACGCCAACAACCTCGCGAACATGGACACGACCGGTTTCAGGGCCAACCTGGAACTGGCGACCGCCCAGGCCGCTCCCGGCTACGGCTACGACGATCGCCACATGGCCACCTTGCAGGCCAACGCGATCTCGGGCAAGCAAGGCACGCTGCGCCCCACCGGCCGCGAGCTGGACGTGGCGATTTCGGGCGGCGGCTACTTCGCCGTCGAAGGCCCGACCGGTGAAGCCTACACCCGTGCCGGCGCGATCACGCTGGACCAGGATGGCACCATGACCGTCAACGGCATGGCGATCCTGGGCGAAGGCGGCCCGATCACGCTGCCGATCCACAGCAAGGTCGAGATCGGCCAGGACGGCACCGTGTCGATCCAGAGCCCGGGCGGCCGCGGCGAGATGCAGGTCATCGACAAGCTCAAGCTGGTCCGCGCCGAAGCGAGCGAGTTGACCAAGAACGAAGCGGGCCTGATCGTCTCGCGCGACGGCCAGCCGCTGATGACCGACAACACGGTCCAGGTGCGCCCCGGCCACCTGGAAGGCTCGAACGTGTCGGCCGTGGAAGAGATGGTCGCCACGATGAGCCTGACCCGCACCTTCGAAGTGCAGATGAAACTGTTCAAGGCCGCGGACGACATGACCCAGGCCGGCAACCGCCTCGTCGGCGGCGCCTAA
- the flgA gene encoding flagellar basal body P-ring formation chaperone FlgA translates to MFNKRIVTRIVSLLLIGTIKFSAAATVTPERLVAQVQQAAQEQLKRHAELANWAEPQFTVEVVRNTRPIGPCAQPPRVEPADVRTPARMRFVAICPDQGGWRYEFVTRAKISAKVAVAANDLSTGKILSAEDVLLERHDISGMPDSFSDLTAVQDMATRRTIRAGDVLRQNMLVAPTLVKRGDAVRIVAKSDQIEVSMAGEALDGGGRGATIRVKNASGVTIRARVTEMGQVEPAD, encoded by the coding sequence ATGTTCAACAAACGCATTGTAACCCGGATCGTCTCGCTGTTGCTCATCGGCACCATCAAGTTTTCGGCGGCAGCAACAGTGACGCCCGAGCGGCTTGTCGCCCAGGTACAACAGGCGGCACAGGAACAGTTGAAAAGGCATGCCGAGCTGGCAAATTGGGCCGAGCCCCAATTCACGGTCGAGGTTGTGCGAAATACCAGGCCCATCGGTCCCTGCGCGCAGCCGCCCAGAGTGGAGCCGGCCGATGTGCGCACCCCGGCGCGCATGCGCTTCGTGGCGATTTGTCCAGACCAGGGAGGCTGGCGTTATGAATTCGTCACGCGCGCGAAGATTTCCGCGAAGGTGGCCGTTGCGGCAAATGACTTGTCAACAGGTAAGATTCTCTCCGCCGAGGATGTGTTGCTGGAGCGCCACGATATCAGCGGCATGCCGGACAGTTTCTCGGATTTGACGGCCGTGCAGGACATGGCAACGCGCCGCACCATCCGTGCCGGCGACGTGCTCCGGCAAAACATGCTCGTCGCACCCACGCTCGTGAAACGGGGCGACGCGGTGCGCATCGTGGCCAAGTCCGACCAGATCGAAGTGAGCATGGCCGGCGAAGCGCTCGACGGCGGAGGGCGGGGCGCCACGATCCGGGTCAAGAATGCCAGCGGCGTGACGATTCGCGCCCGCGTGACGGAAATGGGCCAGGTCGAGCCGGCCGATTGA
- the flgB gene encoding flagellar basal body rod protein FlgB — protein sequence MGINFKEALGASADALHLRAERTRILASNIANENTPGFQAQDIDFAASMAQRQSEDQGGLSLLSDSDPLYRVPFHPTTDGNTVEIGVEQAAFSQNATDFQTSLTFVNMKLRGLAKAINGQ from the coding sequence ATGGGAATCAACTTCAAGGAAGCACTGGGCGCCAGCGCCGACGCGCTTCACCTGCGGGCGGAACGTACCCGCATCCTCGCCTCGAACATCGCCAACGAAAACACGCCGGGCTTCCAGGCCCAGGATATCGACTTCGCCGCCTCGATGGCGCAGCGGCAGTCGGAAGACCAGGGCGGCCTCTCGTTGCTGAGCGACAGCGACCCGCTGTACCGCGTGCCCTTCCACCCGACGACGGACGGCAACACCGTCGAAATCGGCGTCGAGCAGGCCGCCTTCTCGCAGAACGCGACCGATTTCCAGACCAGCCTCACCTTCGTCAACATGAAGCTGCGCGGCCTGGCCAAGGCGATCAACGGTCAGTAA
- a CDS encoding PEP-CTERM sorting domain-containing protein yields the protein MKSLTQRLAAAAAILVFAVSFNAHAAIGDASVDDVTLDGQPADAFAYQAGWNPHAGPNGDTSGFGTTFDAYGTGEFELLDRADLNEGFANTGTLTFTITGTDGDGGQWTVTNTSALDIITLDLVFALHAGNQGGAWLFDNQIIMPGETLQGDWRIEWTVGAGNTPDYSNVTIFGRDIVTTPIPEPGTYAMLLAGLFVTGAAMRWKGRA from the coding sequence ATGAAATCGCTCACACAGCGACTGGCCGCGGCGGCGGCCATCCTTGTCTTTGCCGTGTCCTTCAACGCCCATGCCGCCATCGGCGACGCCAGCGTGGACGATGTCACGCTCGACGGCCAGCCAGCCGACGCTTTTGCCTACCAGGCTGGCTGGAACCCGCATGCCGGGCCGAACGGGGACACGAGCGGCTTCGGCACCACGTTCGATGCCTATGGCACGGGCGAATTCGAATTGCTCGACAGGGCCGACCTGAATGAGGGCTTCGCCAACACGGGTACCCTGACCTTCACGATCACGGGCACCGATGGCGACGGCGGCCAATGGACCGTCACCAACACGAGCGCCCTGGATATCATCACGCTCGACCTCGTGTTCGCGCTGCATGCCGGCAACCAGGGTGGCGCGTGGCTGTTCGACAACCAAATCATCATGCCCGGCGAAACGTTGCAAGGGGATTGGCGCATCGAGTGGACGGTGGGGGCGGGCAACACGCCGGATTACTCGAACGTGACGATCTTCGGGCGCGATATCGTGACGACGCCGATTCCGGAGCCGGGCACCTACGCGATGCTGCTGGCGGGGCTGTTCGTCACGGGTGCGGCAATGCGGTGGAAGGGCCGCGCCTGA
- a CDS encoding flagellar hook-basal body complex protein: MSFNIALSGIQAVNEQLNSISNNIANASTYGYKAQRANFASMYAGTQATGVQVGSTTQNIGLTGGVLSTGRSLDASINGRGFFVSKTGSGETVYSRVGIFTKDGSDYLVDSAGRRVQGNQLTPGVESDGVPGDIKVPTQTLQAKATTAIDFSANLSADWKKPAVAFDPTNPDPASYNMTKVTLAYDSQGKSHTVSQYFARSDDAQNNVRVYTLVDGQAPTSGTNIELNFDSAGKLLNNPATLDMRFTPAPAAEVAIKLDYEGTTFQAGEATTSVNIADGYTTGQYVGVELASDGKVIAKYSNGEQQAVGQIKLATFSNEDALIPVSDTSWTANGADVGTVSLDNPGASVAGALSTATLEGSNVDITSELVGLMGSQRNYQANSKVITTENQMLQSLMQAM; encoded by the coding sequence ATGAGCTTCAATATCGCACTGTCCGGCATCCAGGCCGTCAACGAGCAGCTGAACAGCATTTCGAACAACATCGCCAACGCCAGCACCTACGGCTACAAGGCCCAGCGCGCCAACTTCGCGTCGATGTACGCCGGCACCCAGGCGACCGGCGTGCAGGTCGGCTCGACCACGCAGAACATCGGCCTGACGGGCGGCGTGCTGTCCACCGGCCGTTCGCTGGATGCGTCGATCAACGGCCGCGGCTTCTTCGTCAGCAAGACCGGCTCGGGCGAAACCGTGTACAGCCGCGTGGGCATCTTCACGAAGGACGGCTCGGACTACCTGGTCGACAGCGCCGGCCGCCGCGTGCAGGGCAACCAGCTGACCCCGGGCGTGGAATCGGACGGCGTGCCGGGCGACATCAAGGTGCCGACCCAGACGCTGCAAGCGAAGGCGACGACCGCGATCGACTTCTCGGCCAACCTGTCGGCCGACTGGAAGAAGCCGGCCGTGGCGTTCGATCCGACCAATCCGGATCCGGCCAGCTACAACATGACGAAGGTGACGCTGGCCTATGACAGCCAGGGCAAGAGCCACACCGTGAGCCAGTACTTCGCCCGTAGCGACGACGCGCAGAACAATGTGAGGGTGTACACGCTGGTCGACGGCCAGGCCCCGACCTCGGGCACCAACATCGAGCTCAACTTCGATTCCGCCGGCAAGCTGCTGAACAACCCGGCCACGCTGGACATGCGCTTCACGCCGGCCCCGGCCGCCGAGGTGGCCATCAAGCTCGACTATGAAGGCACGACCTTCCAGGCCGGCGAAGCCACCACGTCGGTCAACATCGCCGACGGCTACACGACCGGCCAGTACGTGGGCGTGGAACTGGCGTCGGACGGCAAGGTGATTGCCAAGTATTCGAACGGCGAACAGCAGGCCGTGGGCCAGATCAAGCTGGCCACGTTCTCCAACGAGGATGCGCTGATCCCGGTGAGCGACACCAGCTGGACCGCGAACGGCGCCGACGTCGGCACCGTGAGCCTGGACAACCCGGGCGCGAGCGTGGCCGGCGCCCTGTCGACCGCCACCCTGGAAGGCTCGAACGTGGATATCACGTCGGAGCTGGTAGGCCTGATGGGTTCGCAGCGCAATTACCAGGCGAACTCGAAGGTGATCACCACCGAGAACCAGATGCTGCAGTCGCTGATGCAGGCAATGTAA
- a CDS encoding flagellar hook capping FlgD N-terminal domain-containing protein: METNLFTTPASAAANTAATGGTPAANGAKGSESQEMFTKLLVAQIQNQDPLSPSDPSQFVQQLTQLSQTEALQNLASLTSNNASVLQSMQVLGLGAQVGSEVMTSATSVQLDGAKVNGAVTLGANSSKTTLVLTGADGVAHELAMGPFAAGSTPFSIDPTAMGLPAGNYKMQVVTSSGENPPVDIAGRLNSVRLGSNGSIVLNIANVGEVAPSAITAFNGKSNSTAVAAAGAATSTL; encoded by the coding sequence ATGGAAACCAACCTCTTTACCACCCCGGCCAGCGCGGCGGCCAATACTGCTGCCACCGGTGGCACCCCGGCGGCGAATGGCGCCAAAGGCAGCGAAAGCCAGGAGATGTTCACCAAGCTCCTGGTGGCGCAGATCCAGAACCAGGATCCGCTGTCGCCGTCCGACCCGTCGCAGTTCGTGCAGCAGCTGACCCAGCTGTCGCAGACGGAAGCGCTGCAGAACCTGGCTTCGCTGACCAGCAACAATGCCAGCGTGCTGCAAAGCATGCAGGTGCTGGGCCTGGGCGCCCAGGTGGGCTCGGAAGTGATGACGAGCGCCACCTCGGTGCAGCTCGACGGCGCCAAGGTCAATGGCGCGGTCACGCTGGGCGCGAACAGCAGCAAGACGACGCTGGTGCTGACCGGCGCCGACGGCGTCGCCCATGAACTGGCGATGGGCCCGTTTGCCGCGGGCAGCACGCCATTCTCGATCGATCCGACGGCGATGGGCTTGCCGGCGGGTAACTACAAGATGCAGGTCGTCACTTCTTCGGGCGAAAACCCGCCGGTCGATATCGCCGGCCGCCTGAACAGTGTGCGCCTGGGCTCGAACGGCAGCATTGTGCTGAACATCGCCAACGTGGGCGAAGTGGCACCGAGCGCAATTACCGCATTCAACGGTAAATCCAACTCCACCGCTGTCGCCGCTGCCGGCGCCGCCACCTCCACTTTGTAA
- the flgK gene encoding flagellar hook-associated protein FlgK — protein MTIINNALSGAVAAQAALNAASQNVANLQTKGYTRQGVLLAAVAPGIGTKQAGNGVEVAGLLRISDSYKTQQLWRANSELGRYSTQQPYLTQLEQVMGDSKSSLSYSVDKFFQALNAVGEEPTSAPLRGQVVAQAGALAESFNSIYQVTRNQQLSVQQQREAILPKFSTLTANIASLNQRITAAGATGTNVSALIDERDQAIDSLADLAAIEVLEQPDGSRAVSLKSGQPLVVGNQAATLGIDTTSGTPKMQVTFARSVYGVDDAAIGGQLGGLGAFEKNILKPLQDSIVSMADQLATKINTQLAAGKDGAGNAGKPMFDISSTGATGILSLAAGYTADDLALSSDGTPGDSGNLQLLVDIKNQTITLPSVGSVIIGDADTQMVGKLGIDSQQNKSLLNTATTIRRQAEDDWAATSGVNRDEEAMNLVEFQNMYQANMKVVAVANSLFDATLSMFG, from the coding sequence ATGACCATCATTAATAACGCATTGTCCGGCGCTGTCGCCGCCCAGGCCGCGCTCAACGCGGCCAGCCAGAACGTGGCCAACCTGCAAACCAAGGGCTATACGCGCCAGGGCGTGCTGCTGGCCGCCGTCGCGCCCGGCATCGGCACGAAGCAGGCCGGCAATGGCGTGGAAGTCGCCGGGCTGCTGCGCATCTCGGACTCGTACAAGACGCAGCAGCTGTGGCGCGCCAACTCCGAGCTGGGCCGGTACTCGACGCAGCAACCCTACCTGACCCAGCTGGAGCAGGTGATGGGCGACAGCAAGTCGAGCCTGTCGTACAGCGTCGACAAATTCTTCCAGGCGCTGAACGCGGTCGGCGAAGAACCCACGTCGGCCCCGCTGCGCGGCCAGGTGGTGGCCCAGGCCGGCGCGCTGGCGGAAAGCTTCAACAGCATCTACCAGGTCACGCGCAACCAGCAGCTTTCCGTGCAGCAGCAGCGCGAGGCGATCCTGCCGAAGTTCAGCACGCTGACGGCGAACATCGCCTCGCTGAACCAGCGCATCACGGCCGCCGGCGCCACCGGCACCAACGTATCCGCCCTGATCGACGAGCGCGACCAGGCCATCGACAGCCTGGCCGACCTGGCCGCGATCGAGGTGCTGGAACAGCCCGATGGCAGCCGCGCGGTATCGCTCAAGTCCGGCCAGCCGCTGGTGGTGGGCAACCAGGCCGCCACGCTCGGCATCGACACCACGAGCGGTACGCCGAAGATGCAGGTGACGTTCGCCCGTTCCGTGTACGGCGTGGATGACGCGGCAATCGGCGGCCAGCTGGGCGGCCTGGGCGCCTTCGAAAAGAACATCCTGAAACCGCTGCAGGACTCGATCGTCTCGATGGCCGACCAGCTGGCCACGAAGATCAATACGCAGCTGGCCGCCGGCAAGGACGGCGCCGGCAATGCCGGCAAGCCGATGTTCGACATCAGCAGTACCGGCGCCACCGGCATCCTGTCCCTCGCGGCCGGCTATACCGCCGACGACCTGGCCCTGTCTTCCGACGGCACGCCGGGCGACTCCGGCAACCTGCAACTGCTGGTCGATATCAAGAACCAGACCATCACCCTGCCCTCCGTGGGCTCCGTGATCATCGGCGATGCCGACACGCAGATGGTCGGCAAGCTGGGCATCGACAGCCAGCAAAACAAGTCGCTGCTGAACACGGCGACGACGATCCGCCGCCAGGCGGAAGACGACTGGGCGGCAACGTCCGGCGTCAACCGCGACGAGGAAGCCATGAACCTCGTCGAGTTCCAGAACATGTACCAGGCCAACATGAAGGTCGTGGCGGTCGCGAACAGCCTGTTCGACGCAACCCTGTCGATGTTCGGCTAA
- the flgG gene encoding flagellar basal-body rod protein FlgG has product MNPAMWISKTGVQAQDAKLQAIANNLANANTVGFKKDRVVFEDLFYSVEGQPGAQRADNNTLAPTGVQLGNGTHMVGTQKVFTTGSTQITSNQYDVAVMGNGFMQVRRPNGEAAFTRAGQLGLDANGVLINAQGLPLVPQITVPPNATAITIGENGTVTATIPGNTQPTELGQLTLTSFINPAGLQALGENLFAETASSGAPTEGRPGDAQFGKLKQGALEASNVQVVEEMVDMIAAQRTYEMNTKVLSAADNMLQYLAAAAR; this is encoded by the coding sequence ATGAATCCAGCAATGTGGATCAGCAAGACCGGCGTGCAGGCGCAGGATGCCAAGCTGCAAGCCATCGCCAACAACCTCGCCAACGCGAACACGGTCGGCTTCAAGAAGGACCGCGTGGTCTTCGAAGACCTGTTCTACTCGGTCGAAGGCCAGCCGGGCGCGCAGCGCGCCGACAACAACACGCTGGCGCCGACCGGCGTGCAGCTGGGTAACGGTACCCACATGGTCGGCACCCAGAAGGTGTTCACCACCGGCAGCACCCAGATCACCAGCAACCAGTACGACGTGGCCGTGATGGGCAACGGCTTCATGCAGGTACGCCGCCCGAACGGCGAAGCCGCCTTCACCCGCGCCGGCCAGCTGGGCCTGGATGCGAACGGCGTGCTGATCAATGCGCAGGGCTTGCCGCTGGTGCCGCAGATCACCGTGCCGCCCAACGCCACCGCGATCACGATCGGCGAGAACGGCACCGTCACGGCCACCATTCCCGGCAATACGCAGCCGACGGAACTGGGCCAGCTGACCCTGACCAGCTTCATCAACCCGGCCGGCCTGCAGGCGCTGGGCGAGAACCTGTTCGCCGAAACCGCCTCTTCCGGCGCGCCGACCGAAGGCCGCCCGGGCGACGCCCAGTTCGGCAAGCTCAAGCAGGGCGCGCTGGAAGCCTCGAACGTGCAGGTCGTCGAAGAGATGGTCGACATGATCGCCGCCCAGCGTACCTACGAAATGAACACGAAGGTGCTGTCGGCCGCCGACAACATGCTGCAGTACCTGGCCGCCGCGGCCCGTTGA
- a CDS encoding flagellar basal body P-ring protein FlgI, translating to MKKLFASLMAAGALVLAAMPAQAAQSLRNLVAIEGVRENPLVGYGLVVGLNGSGDSTQVKFASQSVVNMLKQFGVKMPDGADAKSKNVAAVMVSAVFPPGYRRGQPIDVTVSSLGDAKSLRGGALLLTPLRAADNEVYALAQGNVVVGGLSAAGKSGSSVTVNTPTAGRIPNGAMIEREIPTDFSTNGTVRLSLKRPSFETATNIVDSINKKFGNIATTEDATSVSVVAPENPTQRVAFMAKLEGIPIEAGQQNARVVFNSRTGTVVIAEGLRVKAAAVTHGSLKVVISESSKVSQPNAFAGGQTAVTPQSNVSVDQSGRPMFQWPPGAKLQTIVDTVNSLGATPDDIMAILQALDQAGAIEGELVVI from the coding sequence ATGAAAAAACTGTTTGCTTCGCTGATGGCTGCCGGTGCCCTCGTGCTGGCCGCGATGCCCGCGCAGGCGGCCCAGTCCCTGCGCAACCTGGTGGCGATCGAAGGCGTGCGGGAAAACCCGCTGGTCGGCTACGGCCTCGTGGTCGGCCTGAACGGCAGCGGCGACTCCACGCAGGTGAAGTTCGCCAGCCAGTCGGTCGTCAACATGCTCAAGCAGTTCGGCGTGAAGATGCCGGACGGTGCCGATGCGAAAAGCAAGAACGTGGCCGCCGTGATGGTGTCGGCCGTGTTCCCGCCCGGCTACCGCCGCGGCCAGCCGATCGATGTCACGGTGTCCTCGCTGGGCGATGCGAAGTCGCTGCGCGGCGGCGCCCTGCTGCTGACGCCCCTGCGCGCGGCCGACAATGAAGTGTATGCGCTCGCCCAGGGCAATGTGGTGGTGGGCGGCCTGTCCGCCGCCGGCAAGAGCGGTTCTTCGGTGACGGTGAACACGCCGACCGCCGGCCGCATTCCGAACGGCGCCATGATCGAGCGCGAAATCCCGACCGATTTTTCGACCAACGGCACGGTGCGCCTGTCGCTGAAGCGCCCCAGCTTCGAGACGGCGACCAATATCGTGGACTCGATCAACAAGAAATTCGGCAACATCGCCACGACCGAAGACGCAACCAGCGTTTCCGTGGTGGCGCCGGAAAACCCGACCCAGCGCGTGGCCTTCATGGCCAAGCTGGAAGGCATCCCGATCGAGGCAGGCCAGCAAAACGCGCGCGTGGTCTTCAATTCGCGCACCGGCACCGTGGTGATCGCCGAAGGCTTGCGCGTCAAGGCGGCTGCCGTCACGCACGGCTCGCTGAAAGTGGTGATCTCGGAAAGCTCCAAGGTCAGCCAGCCGAACGCCTTCGCGGGCGGCCAGACCGCGGTCACGCCGCAATCGAACGTGTCGGTGGACCAGAGCGGCCGGCCCATGTTCCAGTGGCCGCCGGGCGCCAAGCTGCAGACGATCGTGGACACGGTCAACAGCCTGGGCGCCACGCCGGACGACATCATGGCGATCCTGCAGGCGCTCGACCAGGCCGGCGCGATCGAAGGCGAACTGGTGGTGATCTGA
- the flgH gene encoding flagellar basal body L-ring protein FlgH — protein MIKAQLCAMAAMLLAGCASSLAPPAVRPGPFDEPPQVRSAAPRGSAGGVFAVDSGLSLTSDSRAFRVGDVVTVMLQETTQASKSAGTKLGKDSGISVTPPGLLGKTFGKGGIDLSAGHSFQGDAQSTQQNALTGAITVVVQEVMPNGLLKVAGEKALTLNQGEEFVRLRGYLRAADIDANNVVSSQRIANARIAYSAQGTLADTNTPGWLQRFFLGPLMPF, from the coding sequence ATGATCAAAGCGCAACTGTGCGCAATGGCCGCGATGCTGCTGGCCGGTTGCGCCTCCTCCCTCGCCCCGCCCGCCGTCCGTCCCGGTCCGTTCGACGAACCGCCGCAGGTGCGTTCGGCCGCCCCGCGCGGCTCGGCCGGCGGCGTGTTCGCCGTCGACAGCGGGCTGTCCCTCACGTCGGACAGCCGCGCCTTCCGCGTCGGTGACGTGGTGACCGTGATGCTGCAGGAAACCACCCAGGCATCGAAGAGCGCGGGCACCAAGCTGGGCAAGGACTCGGGCATTTCCGTCACGCCGCCTGGCCTGTTGGGCAAGACGTTCGGCAAGGGCGGCATCGACCTGTCGGCCGGCCACTCGTTCCAGGGCGACGCCCAATCCACCCAGCAGAACGCGCTGACCGGCGCGATCACCGTGGTGGTACAGGAAGTGATGCCGAACGGCCTGTTGAAGGTCGCCGGCGAAAAGGCGCTTACCTTGAACCAGGGCGAGGAATTCGTTCGCCTGCGCGGCTACCTGCGCGCCGCCGACATCGACGCCAACAACGTGGTGTCGTCGCAACGCATCGCCAACGCGCGCATCGCCTACTCGGCGCAGGGCACGCTGGCCGACACCAACACGCCGGGCTGGCTGCAGCGCTTCTTCCTCGGCCCCCTGATGCCGTTCTGA